The following proteins are co-located in the Polystyrenella longa genome:
- a CDS encoding glycosyltransferase: MTDSIVEQTERPRPVTFLITDLDQGGAEQALVELVTRLDRTQWAPSVLCLSKKGVLVERLRQADIPFKALGAKSLRDLPRVFLQLRRKLKELNPEILCTYLYHANILGRIAAWTLRSRPRVFCGIRVAEKRSKWRLRIDRVTDWMVTGHLCVSQDVARFSEEVGKLPAKKLHVVPNGVDITRFENADLLNWQEIGLAPSAKVLLYAGRLNPQKGLDDLLTAIIPLLKRDSDLHLVLAGEGSLRQRIEQRIAMEQLEQKILLLGHRNDIPKLMRGATVLVHASHWEGAPNVVLEAMAARLPVVCTATEGTGELVPQIDLGRVVPIGATSEFRAAVKELLNDEELRRKTANSAYLHVKQEFTWTKSVSNWEEVVLSS; the protein is encoded by the coding sequence GTGACCGACTCGATTGTGGAACAGACCGAACGACCACGCCCCGTCACCTTCCTGATCACCGATCTCGATCAGGGAGGCGCCGAGCAGGCACTCGTAGAACTTGTCACCCGACTTGACCGCACCCAATGGGCCCCTTCCGTCCTCTGCCTCAGCAAAAAGGGAGTCTTAGTGGAGCGGTTGCGACAAGCGGATATCCCTTTCAAAGCTCTCGGCGCTAAATCTCTCCGTGACCTGCCCCGAGTATTCCTGCAATTGCGTCGGAAACTTAAGGAACTGAACCCGGAGATACTTTGCACCTACCTGTACCACGCCAATATTCTGGGCCGTATCGCCGCTTGGACGCTTCGTTCCCGGCCGCGCGTCTTCTGCGGAATCCGGGTCGCAGAAAAGCGGTCCAAGTGGAGACTTCGAATTGATCGGGTTACGGACTGGATGGTGACAGGCCACCTTTGCGTCAGCCAGGACGTCGCCCGCTTCTCTGAGGAAGTCGGGAAACTTCCCGCGAAAAAACTCCATGTCGTTCCCAATGGAGTCGACATCACGCGATTTGAGAATGCCGACCTCTTGAATTGGCAGGAGATAGGACTTGCTCCATCAGCCAAAGTCTTACTCTACGCAGGGCGTCTTAATCCTCAGAAAGGATTGGATGATCTGTTAACGGCGATCATTCCTCTTTTAAAACGAGATTCCGATCTGCATCTGGTCCTCGCCGGAGAAGGATCCCTTCGTCAACGAATTGAACAGCGAATTGCCATGGAACAGCTGGAGCAGAAAATCCTTCTGCTCGGTCATCGTAATGACATCCCAAAGCTCATGAGAGGGGCGACAGTGCTGGTCCATGCTTCCCATTGGGAAGGAGCACCAAACGTCGTTCTGGAAGCCATGGCTGCCCGCCTTCCCGTCGTCTGTACGGCAACCGAGGGTACGGGAGAACTCGTTCCCCAAATAGACCTCGGGAGGGTCGTTCCAATTGGAGCAACTTCTGAATTTCGAGCAGCCGTTAAGGAATTATTGAACGACGAAGAACTCCGCCGGAAAACCGCAAATTCAGCGTATCTTCATGTGAAACAAGAATTTACGTGGACTAAATCTGTTTCAAATTGGGAAGAGGTCGTTCTGTCCTCATAG
- a CDS encoding division/cell wall cluster transcriptional repressor MraZ codes for MALTGSYGRSFDEKHRFALPKKFREILCPTESEIVIAPGTETSLSIYSLTEFERIGQKLTEKSTNRRETLTYLRIFYSQAEHLTLDSQGRVRLPERLVKFAQMKPKGELMLLGVHDHCEIWDRELWDQFLQRHAADFDDMATQAFE; via the coding sequence ATGGCACTCACTGGAAGTTACGGCAGGTCTTTCGATGAAAAACATCGTTTCGCCTTGCCCAAAAAGTTCCGGGAGATTTTATGCCCCACTGAATCCGAAATCGTCATTGCACCAGGCACGGAAACATCGCTTTCAATCTATTCTCTGACCGAATTTGAACGCATTGGTCAAAAGTTGACCGAGAAATCGACCAATCGCCGCGAAACGCTGACTTATCTACGCATATTTTACTCTCAAGCCGAACACTTGACCCTCGACTCACAAGGACGCGTCCGCCTGCCGGAACGGCTGGTTAAGTTTGCACAAATGAAGCCCAAAGGAGAGCTAATGCTGCTGGGAGTGCATGATCACTGCGAAATCTGGGATCGCGAACTGTGGGATCAATTTCTGCAACGTCACGCGGCCGATTTCGACGACATGGCCACTCAGGCATTCGAGTAG
- the rsmH gene encoding 16S rRNA (cytosine(1402)-N(4))-methyltransferase RsmH → MAALLCSRRCTAPISNCPASPVDRPFMPPVRRSKSAASTAVHQPVMLREVLRALELRDGLRVVDGTVGAAGHSVQIRPLIAPNGILIGTDRDPMMLEYARINLEKAAAEKEIAGTPYHLCQGSYALLPEYLKKLGLPQVDRVLLDLGLSSDQLADGDRGFSFHAEGPLDLRFDTTSGKPASEWLQEWSEEELVEILENWGEEKFSRQIAAALVAGKPRRSINTASDLVNVVMQAIPVKVTRDSRKHPATRVFQALRIAVNEELRQLEVMLDEILPQCLATDGLAVIITFHSLEDRMVKNAFKKNAIWTNLTPKPIEPTRVEQKVNPRSRSAKVRVARRIPS, encoded by the coding sequence ATGGCTGCTTTGCTTTGCAGCCGACGCTGTACCGCCCCAATTTCTAATTGCCCTGCTTCTCCCGTTGATCGCCCTTTCATGCCTCCTGTTCGTCGCTCGAAATCAGCTGCTTCCACCGCCGTTCATCAGCCTGTCATGTTGCGGGAAGTTTTGAGAGCTCTGGAACTTCGAGACGGGCTGCGTGTCGTCGATGGCACCGTCGGCGCCGCAGGGCACAGTGTGCAAATCAGGCCACTAATCGCTCCCAACGGCATACTGATCGGCACCGACCGAGACCCTATGATGTTGGAGTACGCCCGGATCAACCTCGAGAAGGCCGCTGCCGAAAAAGAAATCGCGGGCACCCCGTACCATCTTTGTCAGGGTAGTTACGCATTGTTGCCTGAATATCTGAAGAAGTTGGGGCTCCCTCAAGTGGACCGAGTCCTGCTGGACCTGGGCCTGTCGTCAGATCAATTAGCAGACGGGGATCGGGGTTTCAGCTTCCATGCCGAAGGTCCACTTGATCTTCGGTTCGACACGACCTCCGGAAAACCGGCCAGCGAATGGCTGCAGGAATGGAGTGAAGAGGAACTGGTGGAGATCCTCGAAAATTGGGGAGAGGAGAAATTCAGTCGGCAAATCGCCGCGGCTCTTGTAGCCGGAAAGCCACGACGGTCGATCAATACCGCCAGCGATCTTGTTAACGTCGTCATGCAGGCGATCCCAGTCAAAGTGACTCGCGATTCCCGGAAACATCCCGCAACACGCGTTTTTCAAGCCTTAAGAATTGCAGTGAATGAAGAACTTCGTCAGCTCGAAGTGATGTTAGACGAGATCTTGCCGCAATGCCTTGCCACCGATGGCCTGGCTGTAATCATCACTTTCCATTCTCTGGAAGACCGGATGGTGAAAAATGCGTTTAAAAAGAACGCCATCTGGACGAATCTGACCCCCAAACCGATTGAACCGACCCGAGTGGAGCAGAAGGTCAATCCACGCAGTCGCTCCGCCAAAGTCCGCGTTGCCCGCCGGATTCCTTCCTGA
- a CDS encoding LysM peptidoglycan-binding domain-containing protein has protein sequence MKTETKFGLLTIVILLGVFGYVVFDKWETRKAIIAAGGDPDAVEGEVAEGENPGDPFLDEGQTPVVNVNNEVESTETSSDLFSEANSNSSPADNKLPANTFAANEEPFSPDAEPAFSEANSNESDFGNEFGDQFSDADPFPEAQEGSPQESAQPNAFAEDNTFSEPNSFSEPNAFAEDNSFGEDNTFSEPDAFAQENSVPKEDAFADQDSFGTGLSEEPPVNVGQSSNFEPFSETTDQGSIDSNVASNNASPVKDPFPSDQQPSEEPFAEPAEDLNAFNDTPSDFSDPAPEANVVDAFAPEESPFGGAEQEPAVKDAFANTSNDIPVQETPEFNLEENELFEETSTPSEFSQNQTEPGVMNEAPFDEEAEFADPPFEQEAGSDFADNNAPVQDAFGLEEPKELNLSTEINTAPFQDPQPSTLASEPRAKRPDPFAQSAEEYKVQAGDNLWRIANNIYGSGTYATALAQYNHQTLPDASKLKPGMILKTPAVKELERYQPGSQQNISLMEGGGTAKDPFAQKSGFFVNEETGEPFYKVQSNDTLTAISYRHLGRASRWIQIVALNKNEIKDPKSLKPGTVLRLPADARTVVLTSDSFESDRN, from the coding sequence ATGAAAACGGAAACCAAGTTTGGTTTGTTGACCATCGTGATTTTATTGGGCGTCTTCGGGTACGTCGTCTTTGACAAATGGGAAACTCGTAAAGCGATTATCGCCGCCGGGGGAGACCCCGATGCGGTCGAAGGCGAAGTTGCAGAAGGAGAAAACCCGGGTGACCCGTTCCTCGATGAGGGACAAACTCCCGTTGTAAACGTCAACAATGAAGTTGAGTCAACTGAAACTTCCTCCGATCTATTCTCGGAAGCGAACAGCAACTCTTCACCTGCAGACAATAAACTTCCCGCCAACACGTTTGCCGCCAACGAAGAACCATTCAGTCCAGATGCAGAACCCGCCTTTTCCGAGGCAAATTCGAATGAATCGGACTTCGGAAACGAATTCGGCGATCAGTTCTCAGACGCTGACCCATTCCCGGAAGCACAAGAAGGTTCTCCCCAGGAATCGGCCCAGCCAAATGCCTTTGCAGAGGACAACACTTTCTCGGAACCGAACTCTTTTTCCGAACCCAACGCCTTTGCTGAAGACAATTCTTTTGGTGAAGACAATACATTTTCGGAACCAGACGCCTTCGCCCAAGAAAATTCGGTCCCAAAAGAGGACGCTTTTGCCGATCAAGATAGCTTTGGAACTGGTCTGAGCGAAGAGCCTCCTGTGAATGTAGGACAGAGTTCTAACTTTGAACCTTTCTCAGAAACAACGGATCAGGGCAGCATCGACTCGAATGTTGCCAGCAACAACGCATCTCCAGTAAAAGACCCCTTCCCTTCTGATCAGCAACCATCAGAGGAACCTTTTGCCGAACCAGCTGAAGATCTGAACGCCTTCAACGATACACCGTCTGATTTTTCAGACCCCGCCCCAGAAGCGAACGTCGTTGACGCCTTCGCCCCGGAAGAATCACCTTTTGGTGGTGCTGAGCAAGAACCGGCAGTGAAAGATGCGTTTGCGAATACTTCAAACGACATTCCCGTACAGGAAACACCTGAGTTCAATCTGGAAGAGAACGAATTATTCGAAGAGACTTCGACTCCCTCCGAATTCTCCCAGAATCAGACTGAACCTGGCGTGATGAACGAGGCCCCTTTTGACGAAGAGGCTGAATTTGCCGATCCGCCATTTGAACAAGAAGCCGGATCAGACTTTGCAGACAACAATGCTCCCGTCCAGGATGCCTTTGGTCTGGAAGAACCTAAGGAATTGAACCTTTCTACAGAGATCAATACCGCTCCCTTTCAAGATCCACAACCAAGTACACTGGCAAGCGAACCTCGGGCAAAAAGACCCGATCCTTTCGCTCAGAGCGCAGAGGAATACAAGGTTCAGGCGGGGGACAATCTCTGGCGTATCGCCAACAACATTTACGGTTCTGGAACCTACGCCACTGCCCTTGCTCAGTACAATCATCAAACCTTGCCGGATGCGTCCAAATTGAAACCGGGAATGATTTTGAAGACTCCCGCAGTTAAAGAACTTGAGCGATATCAACCCGGTTCCCAGCAGAACATCTCTTTAATGGAAGGGGGAGGAACTGCTAAGGATCCTTTCGCTCAGAAAAGTGGCTTCTTTGTTAATGAAGAAACGGGGGAACCGTTTTACAAAGTTCAGTCCAACGACACCTTAACAGCGATTTCGTATCGCCATTTGGGGCGAGCTTCACGATGGATTCAGATCGTGGCTTTGAACAAAAACGAGATTAAAGACCCGAAATCCCTCAAACCTGGCACCGTTCTTCGATTGCCAGCCGACGCTCGCACAGTTGTGCTTACCTCGGACAGCTTCGAGTCCGATAGAAACTAA
- a CDS encoding peptidoglycan D,D-transpeptidase FtsI family protein — protein MTTAAEPARSTNYRALFLVLLFLIGFASLSMRLVQIQHVDQSTLSIHANRQHSFKETISARPGEILDRNGKVLATTITTYSLYVDPSRVESPQEFADAICTVVLLDPVELAARISSHQQKQFLWIKRRLSDVEANAIIALGLPEGCWGFRNEYFRSYPQGELAAHLLGLRDIDGHGRGGIEEAFDEVIQGQPGSQTFFRDARGRIFLPEDSEFIAPQPGRSIVLTLDMVIQFHVEQELNKLVEEWQPKSCCAIVMDPHSGEILGMASRPSFNPNYPENVAPAAWKNCAISAIYEPGSTFKPLIVASALDRGLISPTDTFDCEMGSYQMGRRTLHDHHRYGQLSVTDILVKSSNIGMAKIGERLQNAGLYQSATDYGFGRTTEFPVPGELPGKLRPFSDWDGYSTGSIPMGQEITATPLQMIRAHAALANGGFLVQPKLLRNELEEPWSLFLNGATVEDDATGDDSAKDPHANPVHSRRILSSDVADWIVQHPLAEVIDRGTGKKAKLKEYRLFGKTGTAQKVDPVTGKYSRLKNISSFICGGPVENPRLLVYVVADEPGAEKNAYGGQAAAPVAARIIKAALDHLQVPPQTSP, from the coding sequence ATGACCACGGCAGCCGAACCAGCACGCTCGACTAATTATCGCGCGCTATTTCTGGTTCTGCTTTTTCTCATCGGGTTTGCATCGCTGTCCATGCGTCTGGTCCAAATTCAACATGTGGACCAGTCAACTCTTTCGATCCATGCTAACCGACAGCATTCTTTTAAGGAGACGATCTCCGCCCGACCGGGTGAGATTCTCGATCGCAACGGGAAAGTGCTCGCCACGACGATCACAACCTACAGCCTGTATGTCGACCCTTCCCGAGTAGAATCTCCACAAGAGTTCGCCGATGCCATTTGTACTGTCGTTCTTCTTGATCCAGTTGAACTCGCAGCGAGAATAAGTTCGCATCAGCAAAAACAGTTTTTATGGATCAAACGGCGACTTTCCGACGTGGAAGCCAACGCCATTATTGCCCTCGGTCTTCCCGAAGGCTGTTGGGGATTTCGCAACGAATATTTCAGGAGTTATCCCCAAGGCGAGCTAGCCGCCCATCTGCTTGGCCTCCGCGATATCGATGGTCACGGTCGTGGTGGGATCGAAGAAGCATTCGACGAAGTGATACAAGGCCAGCCTGGTTCGCAGACCTTTTTCCGAGACGCCCGCGGACGTATCTTCTTACCGGAGGACTCCGAATTCATTGCGCCGCAACCGGGACGATCAATCGTGCTGACTCTCGACATGGTGATTCAATTCCATGTCGAACAGGAACTCAACAAACTGGTTGAGGAATGGCAACCAAAGTCGTGCTGCGCGATCGTGATGGATCCGCACTCGGGAGAGATCCTGGGCATGGCCTCGCGTCCGAGTTTCAATCCCAACTACCCCGAAAACGTTGCCCCTGCGGCCTGGAAGAATTGCGCGATCTCGGCCATCTACGAACCCGGATCCACATTCAAACCATTGATCGTCGCCAGTGCTCTCGACCGAGGATTGATCTCTCCCACTGACACGTTTGATTGCGAAATGGGAAGTTACCAGATGGGTCGCCGAACCTTGCACGACCATCATCGCTACGGCCAATTGAGTGTGACAGACATTTTAGTCAAATCGAGTAACATCGGAATGGCGAAGATTGGAGAGAGATTACAGAATGCCGGCTTGTATCAGTCCGCGACAGATTATGGTTTTGGACGCACGACAGAGTTCCCGGTTCCGGGCGAACTTCCGGGGAAGCTGCGTCCCTTTTCTGACTGGGACGGATACTCGACCGGTTCCATTCCTATGGGGCAGGAAATCACCGCGACACCACTGCAAATGATTCGCGCCCATGCTGCCCTGGCCAATGGTGGTTTTCTGGTACAACCCAAACTGTTAAGAAACGAGCTGGAAGAGCCCTGGAGTCTGTTTTTGAATGGGGCGACCGTAGAAGATGATGCCACAGGCGATGATTCGGCAAAGGATCCCCATGCAAATCCGGTGCATTCTCGCCGCATCTTATCCAGCGATGTAGCCGACTGGATCGTTCAGCATCCGCTGGCCGAGGTCATTGATCGGGGAACGGGGAAGAAGGCGAAGCTCAAGGAATACCGCCTGTTTGGAAAAACCGGGACTGCTCAGAAAGTGGATCCCGTGACGGGAAAATACTCCAGGTTAAAAAACATTAGTTCATTTATCTGCGGCGGGCCCGTTGAGAATCCTCGACTGTTGGTCTACGTCGTGGCGGATGAACCGGGAGCAGAAAAAAATGCCTACGGCGGCCAGGCAGCGGCTCCCGTTGCTGCTCGCATCATCAAAGCGGCTCTGGATCATCTGCAGGTTCCTCCCCAGACCAGTCCATAG
- a CDS encoding flavin reductase family protein, whose amino-acid sequence MNESATSGEAGRETLAKVLGKTPSGLHILIAGDGTGNTTGMLASWVQQASFEPPAVTVAVNKKRYINDWLSKHPHVVLNLVGESQNEFLKQFGKGFEPDEPAFEGIVTGTADNGLPTLTEALGYLEGTIKGQLESGDHLIYLIELSGAGTEDEESLAKASPWTHIRKTGFSY is encoded by the coding sequence ATGAACGAATCAGCAACCTCCGGCGAAGCAGGCCGCGAAACGTTGGCCAAAGTGCTTGGCAAAACCCCTAGCGGACTTCATATCCTGATCGCTGGCGATGGAACTGGAAACACGACAGGTATGCTCGCCAGTTGGGTCCAACAGGCTTCGTTCGAGCCGCCTGCCGTGACGGTCGCCGTCAATAAAAAACGATACATCAACGACTGGCTTTCCAAACATCCCCACGTCGTATTGAACTTAGTCGGCGAAAGTCAGAATGAGTTTTTGAAACAGTTTGGAAAAGGATTCGAACCGGACGAACCCGCTTTCGAAGGCATCGTAACGGGCACTGCCGACAATGGACTGCCAACGCTCACGGAAGCACTCGGTTACCTGGAAGGCACAATTAAAGGCCAACTGGAATCAGGGGATCACCTGATTTACTTGATCGAACTCAGTGGAGCCGGCACAGAAGATGAAGAATCTCTCGCCAAAGCCTCGCCTTGGACTCACATTCGCAAAACAGGTTTCAGTTATTAG
- a CDS encoding FAD-binding oxidoreductase → MTTTSTQLIDSLTKIVGTDHLLFDAEELLVYECDGYIVEKKCPDVVVFPATTAEVVEVVKSCNQHEVPFVPRGAGTSLAGGCLPVGGGVMIALTRMREIHEVNVRDGYAIVDPGLVNVHLTREVTPDGFHYAPDPSSQGACTIGGNVATNSGGPHTLKYGVTVNHVIGIEVVLPDGTIANWGGAAGMPAGFDLTGLFVGSEGTFGVCTRATVRLTRNPAAYRTMLAIFDDIQTATRAISEIIGAGIIPAALELMDQGIIHAVEAAFKFGFPLDAGAVVLIEVDGLEVSVDDEASQIMALCQQVGVREMRTANSPAERQLLWKCRKQAFGAIGRLSPSFCTQDGVVPRTRLPEILEFIEETSRKFDIRIVNVFHAGDGNIHPILLFDERDKEQMQRVIEAGDDILNKCIELGGSVTGEHGIGVEKINFMPKLFTKDDLQVMQEIREVFNPDGNCSPCKMLPTAGACGMEHIERSHPGRQAAM, encoded by the coding sequence ATGACCACCACCTCCACTCAACTTATCGACAGCCTGACTAAAATCGTCGGAACAGACCATTTGCTGTTCGACGCGGAAGAACTTCTCGTCTATGAATGCGATGGTTACATCGTCGAGAAAAAATGTCCGGACGTGGTCGTCTTTCCCGCGACCACAGCCGAAGTCGTAGAGGTAGTCAAATCCTGTAACCAGCACGAAGTTCCTTTCGTCCCCCGCGGGGCAGGAACCAGTCTGGCGGGAGGATGTCTCCCAGTCGGCGGAGGAGTCATGATTGCTCTCACGCGGATGCGGGAGATTCACGAAGTCAATGTTCGGGATGGTTACGCGATCGTCGATCCGGGGCTGGTCAATGTTCACCTCACACGCGAAGTCACACCGGACGGTTTTCATTATGCCCCGGACCCATCCAGCCAGGGTGCCTGTACAATTGGGGGCAATGTCGCCACGAATTCGGGGGGACCACACACGCTCAAATATGGCGTGACCGTCAACCACGTCATTGGAATTGAAGTCGTCCTTCCCGATGGCACTATTGCTAATTGGGGAGGAGCGGCTGGAATGCCGGCAGGATTTGATTTAACCGGCCTGTTTGTAGGCAGCGAAGGAACATTCGGGGTCTGTACCCGGGCAACAGTGAGACTTACTCGGAATCCGGCCGCCTATCGGACGATGCTCGCGATCTTCGACGACATTCAAACGGCAACACGAGCAATCAGTGAAATAATTGGTGCCGGTATCATTCCCGCCGCACTGGAACTGATGGACCAGGGAATTATTCACGCTGTTGAAGCGGCCTTCAAGTTTGGATTCCCACTCGATGCAGGGGCAGTCGTACTGATTGAAGTCGATGGTCTGGAAGTCTCCGTCGATGATGAGGCCAGCCAGATCATGGCCTTGTGTCAGCAGGTGGGCGTTCGAGAAATGCGAACGGCCAATTCCCCTGCTGAACGTCAACTGCTGTGGAAATGTCGTAAACAGGCCTTCGGTGCGATCGGACGACTTAGCCCCAGTTTCTGCACCCAAGATGGTGTAGTGCCACGGACACGTCTTCCCGAAATTCTGGAATTCATCGAAGAGACCAGCCGCAAGTTCGATATTCGAATTGTGAATGTCTTTCATGCGGGCGACGGGAACATTCACCCGATCCTCTTGTTCGACGAACGGGACAAGGAACAGATGCAGCGAGTGATTGAGGCGGGTGACGACATTTTGAACAAGTGCATCGAACTCGGTGGCAGTGTCACAGGCGAACATGGAATTGGCGTGGAGAAAATCAACTTCATGCCCAAACTGTTCACGAAAGATGACCTCCAGGTGATGCAGGAAATTCGCGAGGTGTTCAATCCCGATGGCAATTGCAGCCCCTGTAAAATGCTTCCCACCGCCGGAGCCTGCGGCATGGAGCATATTGAACGGTCCCACCCCGGTCGACAGGCGGCAATGTAA
- a CDS encoding FAD-binding oxidoreductase codes for MSEISSDNIISSPTSENEVVTLIKEHSAQARPLVARGGGHFQVYGYQLDSDVLPVSMTQLNRVIDYPSRDMTITVEAGLTFGALQKQLAEEGQRLPIDVPFPERATIGGAIAANVFGSRGYQVGTWRDYLLGFSAVDGSGRLFKAGGRVVKNVAGYDLGKLLIGSHGTLGLLTQATFKVKPIPETSRFLLVTFSDFAKVDLALTSLIQTATIPVATDLLSPAAVSMLNAELPNSLPADSPVLLIAFEGSIREVDWQLAKIQEELSAVCSPLSMSEIDEADTEALWKGLTETFQHQKQTEASPTFSPVLFQANVKPSAIVSFCERAAELGCALQCHTRFGIVRGLLPAAISIRETVSVLRQQAESSTGSLIVIADGLKRGDEPDPFAFDPLLLEYMRKIKKKLDPQQILSPGKLFA; via the coding sequence ATGTCGGAAATATCCTCAGACAATATTATTTCGAGTCCGACCAGTGAAAACGAAGTCGTTACGCTGATTAAAGAGCATTCCGCTCAAGCACGACCACTGGTCGCGCGGGGTGGTGGCCATTTTCAAGTATACGGTTATCAGCTCGACTCGGATGTATTGCCCGTCTCGATGACTCAATTGAACCGAGTCATCGATTACCCTTCACGAGACATGACGATCACTGTCGAAGCAGGACTTACATTCGGAGCTTTACAGAAGCAACTGGCAGAAGAAGGGCAACGACTTCCGATTGATGTCCCTTTCCCGGAAAGAGCAACGATTGGTGGCGCTATCGCAGCCAATGTTTTTGGATCGCGCGGTTATCAGGTTGGCACCTGGCGGGATTATCTCCTCGGTTTCTCTGCCGTTGATGGTTCAGGCCGATTGTTTAAAGCAGGTGGAAGAGTTGTCAAGAATGTCGCCGGCTACGATCTCGGTAAGCTGCTGATTGGTTCCCACGGAACATTAGGACTGCTGACTCAGGCAACTTTCAAAGTAAAACCGATTCCAGAAACGAGTCGTTTTCTTCTGGTTACTTTTTCCGATTTTGCCAAAGTCGACTTGGCATTAACCTCTCTCATTCAGACTGCAACTATACCGGTTGCCACCGATCTGCTCAGTCCCGCTGCTGTCAGCATGCTCAACGCAGAGTTACCTAATTCTCTTCCCGCTGACTCACCGGTACTACTAATTGCCTTTGAAGGTTCCATTCGAGAAGTCGACTGGCAACTCGCCAAAATCCAGGAGGAACTTAGTGCAGTCTGTTCTCCGCTGTCCATGAGCGAGATTGACGAAGCCGATACGGAGGCGCTGTGGAAGGGACTGACGGAAACCTTTCAACATCAAAAACAGACAGAGGCATCACCCACATTTTCTCCCGTATTGTTCCAGGCCAATGTGAAACCTTCGGCAATTGTTTCCTTCTGTGAACGAGCGGCGGAACTCGGTTGTGCCTTGCAATGCCATACCCGTTTTGGAATTGTACGAGGGCTGTTACCAGCCGCGATATCCATACGAGAAACAGTCTCTGTTTTGAGGCAACAGGCGGAATCAAGTACGGGTTCGCTGATCGTGATTGCCGATGGACTCAAACGAGGCGACGAACCTGATCCATTCGCGTTCGACCCGTTGCTACTTGAATACATGCGAAAAATCAAGAAAAAGCTCGATCCTCAACAAATTCTCTCTCCCGGCAAGCTATTCGCGTAG
- a CDS encoding (Fe-S)-binding protein, protein MSSTTEQNSAHDKAIDPLDPVLLTSDQQVAAKIPFERFLDCIHCGLCTSACPTYLETGDENNSPRGRIYLMRAVTEGKIALTDKVAGHLDLCLDCRSCETACPSGVQYGRLIEPFRIGMQQQAVKGGKPKSWFEKFILFGLFPYPSRLKWTLLPMRVLQKTKLDRVIDGLGLTRLLPTPIRRMHNLLPQLPPAADPLPPFLPAIGARRARVGLFTGCVSEAMFSPTNRATARVLQQNGCDVFIPRTQQCCGAIHYHGGESKPAVEMALSNVNAFAEQELDAVIVNVAGCGAMLKDYHHLAEESEFLNDIDREKLTNFAHETKDVSEFLYELGLVPPTGEIPLRVTYHDACHLVHAQQIRQQPRDLLQQIPGLELIPLPESDICCGAAGSYNLTQPDMADRLGERKLKNIQKIDPQAVLAGNAGCSLQLQATLKAAGYKIPVYHPIDLLDASYRQVSLGQ, encoded by the coding sequence ATGAGTAGCACCACCGAACAGAATTCCGCTCACGATAAAGCCATTGATCCGTTGGACCCGGTCCTGCTGACCTCTGATCAGCAGGTCGCGGCGAAGATCCCGTTTGAGCGATTCCTGGATTGCATTCATTGCGGACTTTGTACGTCTGCCTGTCCGACTTATCTGGAAACGGGCGACGAGAACAATAGCCCCCGCGGTCGAATCTATCTGATGCGCGCCGTCACGGAAGGCAAGATTGCCTTAACGGACAAAGTGGCGGGACACCTTGATCTCTGCCTCGATTGTCGCAGCTGCGAAACAGCCTGTCCTTCGGGCGTGCAGTACGGTCGGTTAATCGAACCATTCCGGATTGGTATGCAGCAACAGGCCGTGAAGGGTGGCAAACCGAAAAGCTGGTTCGAGAAGTTCATTCTATTTGGACTCTTTCCATATCCGTCTCGTTTGAAATGGACGCTGCTCCCCATGCGCGTCCTGCAGAAAACAAAACTCGACCGGGTAATCGACGGATTGGGTCTCACGCGCCTGTTACCAACGCCCATTCGGCGGATGCACAATCTGTTACCCCAGCTTCCCCCGGCGGCAGATCCCCTGCCCCCATTTCTTCCTGCCATTGGAGCGAGGCGGGCACGGGTAGGATTATTTACAGGCTGCGTTTCGGAAGCGATGTTCAGCCCGACCAACCGGGCTACGGCGCGAGTACTACAACAGAACGGATGCGATGTTTTTATTCCTCGCACACAACAATGTTGCGGAGCGATTCACTATCACGGTGGGGAATCGAAACCGGCAGTGGAAATGGCGTTATCGAATGTTAACGCGTTTGCAGAACAGGAACTCGATGCCGTCATCGTCAACGTCGCGGGTTGCGGCGCGATGCTCAAGGATTATCATCATCTTGCAGAAGAGAGTGAGTTTCTGAATGATATCGACCGTGAAAAACTGACTAACTTCGCCCATGAAACTAAAGATGTCAGCGAGTTTCTTTATGAATTGGGGCTGGTTCCTCCCACAGGTGAGATTCCTCTTCGAGTGACGTATCACGACGCTTGCCACTTGGTTCATGCTCAGCAGATTCGCCAGCAACCTCGGGATTTACTGCAGCAGATCCCCGGTCTCGAATTAATTCCTCTTCCCGAGTCCGACATTTGCTGTGGTGCAGCGGGAAGTTACAACCTGACGCAGCCCGACATGGCCGACCGACTTGGCGAACGAAAGTTGAAGAACATCCAGAAGATCGACCCGCAGGCCGTCCTGGCGGGCAACGCAGGATGTTCGCTGCAACTTCAAGCGACCTTGAAAGCAGCCGGATACAAAATTCCTGTTTACCATCCGATCGATCTCCTCGACGCCAGTTACAGACAAGTTTCACTCGGTCAGTAA